A single region of the Fodinicurvata sp. EGI_FJ10296 genome encodes:
- a CDS encoding heavy metal translocating P-type ATPase — protein MTEASRDTGTTSSVTHVITVSGMSCASCVGRVEKSLKSTDGVVDANANIATGKATVIARPGTVTPEILARIVTEAGYAAEAETRDGGGDQADAGAREAGRLKRSLMLAAALTLPIFVLDMGSHFIPPFHDVLHRTVGQQNLYYLYFVLATLVQFGPGLRFYQKGWPALMRRSPDMNTLVMLGTSAAWGYSVVATFMATVLPEGTANVYFEASAVVVTLILLGRYLEAVAKGRTSQAIRRLLSLQAPTARVRRNGVEEEIAVETVVAGDVVTVRPGERLPVDGTVLEGTTFIDESMITGEPIPTEKTAGSEVVGGTVNQSGGFTFRATKVGRDTVLAQIVRMVEQAQGAKLPIQSLVDRVTAVFVPAVMAAATITFIIWLAFGPSPALTFALVNAVAVLIIACPCAMGLATPTSIMVGTGKAAEFGMLFRKGDALQALRDVDTIALDKTGTLTKGRPVLTDIETAQGHDRTATLRLVAAVERRSEHPIARAVVEAAEGLSPPDATDFRAEAGFGVSAAVEGRRVAVGAERYMKSLSIDVDAFSAKAEAMTGEGKTLLYAAIDGTVAALIAVADTIKESTPDAIATLQRQGLKIVMISGDNRRTAETIARQLGIDDVVAEVRPDEKVDAVKALQDRGARVAFVGDGINDAPALARADVGIAIGTGTDIAIESADLVLMSGDLRNVPNAIALSHATIRNIKENLFWAFSYNTILIPVAAGVLYPAFGILLSPVFAAAAMAASSVCVLTNALRLRRFAPPVPLQGERSATASPRAEAA, from the coding sequence ATGACCGAAGCCAGCCGTGACACCGGCACAACGTCGTCCGTCACTCACGTAATCACCGTGAGCGGCATGAGTTGCGCATCATGTGTCGGGCGCGTCGAAAAATCATTGAAATCGACCGATGGCGTCGTGGACGCAAACGCCAACATCGCCACCGGCAAAGCCACCGTGATCGCGCGGCCGGGTACCGTCACGCCTGAGATTTTGGCCCGGATCGTGACCGAAGCCGGTTATGCCGCAGAGGCCGAGACCCGGGACGGCGGCGGCGATCAGGCGGATGCCGGCGCGCGGGAAGCCGGCCGGCTGAAGCGGTCGCTGATGCTTGCAGCGGCTCTGACGCTGCCGATCTTCGTACTGGACATGGGCAGCCACTTCATTCCGCCCTTCCATGATGTGCTTCATCGAACAGTCGGCCAGCAGAACCTCTATTACCTCTATTTCGTCCTGGCGACGCTGGTTCAGTTCGGTCCCGGCCTGCGGTTCTACCAGAAAGGCTGGCCGGCGCTGATGCGCCGAAGTCCCGATATGAACACGCTCGTCATGCTGGGTACGTCCGCCGCCTGGGGTTATTCGGTCGTGGCGACGTTCATGGCGACAGTCCTGCCGGAAGGGACGGCCAACGTCTATTTCGAGGCGTCGGCGGTCGTGGTTACGCTGATATTGCTGGGTCGCTATCTCGAAGCCGTCGCCAAAGGCCGGACGAGCCAGGCGATCCGCCGGCTGCTCAGCCTTCAGGCGCCCACCGCACGCGTCAGACGCAATGGCGTCGAAGAGGAAATCGCCGTTGAGACCGTGGTCGCCGGCGATGTCGTCACCGTGCGGCCGGGCGAACGCCTTCCCGTCGACGGCACGGTACTGGAGGGAACGACATTCATCGACGAATCGATGATCACCGGTGAACCCATTCCGACCGAAAAGACGGCTGGATCCGAGGTTGTGGGCGGCACGGTCAACCAGTCCGGCGGCTTCACTTTTCGCGCGACAAAGGTCGGCCGCGACACGGTACTGGCGCAGATCGTCCGCATGGTCGAGCAGGCGCAGGGCGCGAAACTGCCGATCCAGTCGTTGGTCGACCGGGTTACGGCCGTCTTTGTCCCGGCCGTGATGGCCGCCGCGACGATCACATTTATCATCTGGCTGGCGTTCGGACCATCGCCGGCGCTGACATTTGCCCTGGTCAACGCGGTCGCGGTGCTGATCATCGCCTGCCCCTGCGCCATGGGACTGGCGACGCCGACGTCGATCATGGTCGGAACCGGCAAGGCGGCCGAGTTCGGCATGCTGTTCCGCAAAGGTGACGCGCTGCAGGCGCTGAGAGACGTGGACACGATCGCACTGGACAAGACGGGGACACTGACCAAGGGGCGGCCAGTGCTGACCGATATCGAAACCGCGCAAGGCCATGACAGAACCGCAACATTGCGGCTGGTTGCAGCCGTCGAACGCCGGTCGGAACACCCGATTGCCAGAGCCGTGGTCGAAGCTGCAGAGGGGCTGTCCCCCCCGGATGCCACTGATTTCCGGGCCGAAGCGGGCTTTGGGGTGAGCGCGGCGGTCGAGGGCCGGCGCGTCGCGGTCGGGGCCGAGCGATACATGAAGTCGCTGTCGATCGACGTCGACGCATTCTCTGCCAAGGCCGAAGCCATGACCGGCGAAGGCAAGACGTTGCTCTATGCGGCCATCGACGGAACGGTTGCCGCACTGATCGCCGTTGCCGACACAATCAAGGAGAGCACTCCCGACGCCATTGCCACGCTGCAGCGACAGGGATTGAAGATCGTCATGATCTCCGGCGATAATCGTCGCACGGCCGAAACGATCGCCCGCCAGCTGGGCATCGACGACGTGGTCGCCGAGGTCCGCCCCGACGAAAAGGTCGATGCCGTGAAGGCGCTACAGGACAGGGGCGCGCGGGTCGCCTTCGTCGGCGACGGCATCAACGATGCACCGGCCCTGGCCCGGGCGGATGTCGGCATTGCCATCGGCACCGGCACGGATATCGCCATCGAGTCCGCCGATCTGGTGCTGATGTCGGGGGATTTGCGCAATGTGCCCAACGCGATCGCCCTTTCGCATGCTACAATTCGCAACATCAAGGAGAACCTTTTCTGGGCATTCTCCTATAATACCATATTGATTCCTGTCGCCGCCGGTGTGCTGTATCCGGCTTTCGGAATCCTGCTGTCGCCGGTATTCGCCGCGGCGGCGATGGCGGCATCGAGCGTTTGCGTCCTGACCAACGCCTTGCGTCTGCGCCGATTTGCGCCGCCGGTACCCTTGCAGGGCGAGCGCAGTGCGACGGCATCGCCGCGGGCGGAGGCGGCCTGA
- the cueR gene encoding Cu(I)-responsive transcriptional regulator yields the protein MNIGEAARASGVSAKMIRYYESIGLIPPAARGSNGYRHYTPSDAHTLAFINRARRLGFSIEKIGRLVHLWQNQERSSAEVKRIALDHVDELSRRIDDLEAMRRTLVHLADCCQGDNRPDCPILEDLAAKRRDEAGGG from the coding sequence ATGAATATTGGTGAGGCAGCGCGCGCTTCCGGCGTGTCGGCGAAGATGATCCGGTACTACGAAAGCATCGGGTTGATCCCGCCGGCGGCGCGCGGCAGCAATGGTTATCGACATTACACACCCAGCGATGCGCATACGCTGGCCTTCATCAACAGGGCGCGCCGCCTGGGATTCTCCATCGAGAAGATCGGCCGGCTCGTTCATCTATGGCAGAATCAGGAGAGATCGAGCGCAGAGGTCAAACGGATCGCCCTTGATCACGTCGACGAGTTGAGCCGGCGGATTGACGATCTGGAGGCCATGCGCCGCACGCTGGTGCATCTGGCCGACTGCTGTCAGGGCGACAACCGCCCCGACTGCCCGATCCTGGAAGATCTTGCCGCTAAACGGCGGGATGAGGCCGGCGGCGGCTGA
- a CDS encoding methyltransferase domain-containing protein: MTAVETYVDYMKFLRSWMANPGAVSAVAPSSNALARLITREIGPAQAPVLELGPGTGVFTRAILARGIHESDLTLVEFGEDFARVLESRFPQARVLRADAGRLAQERAFVGAPVGSVISGLPLLSMSPRKIMAILSGAFLYLRPGGSFYQFTYGPRCPVPRRILDRLGLKATFVGRAFRNIPPAAVYRISRRRPHPAV, encoded by the coding sequence ATGACCGCTGTCGAGACATATGTCGATTACATGAAGTTCCTGCGCTCGTGGATGGCCAATCCAGGTGCTGTTTCGGCCGTGGCGCCGTCAAGCAACGCACTGGCGCGGTTGATCACCCGCGAGATTGGACCCGCACAGGCGCCGGTGCTGGAACTGGGGCCGGGGACCGGCGTTTTCACCAGGGCGATTCTCGCCCGAGGCATACACGAGTCCGATCTGACCCTGGTCGAGTTCGGCGAAGACTTCGCGCGGGTTCTGGAGTCGCGGTTTCCACAGGCGAGGGTGCTGAGGGCGGATGCCGGCAGGCTCGCGCAGGAGCGGGCATTTGTCGGTGCGCCCGTGGGCTCTGTCATCAGCGGATTGCCGTTGCTGTCGATGTCGCCGCGCAAGATCATGGCGATCCTGTCGGGGGCGTTCCTTTATCTGCGCCCCGGCGGCTCGTTCTACCAGTTCACCTATGGGCCGCGGTGTCCGGTGCCGCGCCGCATCCTCGATCGTCTCGGCCTGAAGGCGACATTCGTGGGGCGGGCATTCCGCAACATTCCGCCGGCCGCGGTTTATCGCATCAGCCGCCGCCGGCCTCATCCCGCCGTTTAG
- a CDS encoding DUF4743 domain-containing protein — MSLLARVEACSRLDRSSVVPFLIDGVRYGLVGRSARRCLTAMGTPFMVQTGSNGDSEPAAIRLDTDPALPPADRVAMRSAALDRAVDRMLEEGILRRRRSEVYTVVNGWGETPVATVDRAAMTAFGFLAFGVHVNGYVGDGPDRKLWIARRSSDRAIAPGQLDNIVAGGIGDGHSIFETLIKESYEEAGLPAEIAGMARPTGTVSYVTHDTDGGDGTGVRRDVLFNYDLALPARVEPYNTDGEVADFSLMPVNQVIQRLETGDDFKFNVAPVMIDFLIRHGHIGPEHPDYQALMQGLHRPVDA, encoded by the coding sequence ATGAGCCTGCTGGCCCGCGTCGAAGCCTGCAGCCGGCTGGACCGGTCATCTGTCGTCCCGTTTCTGATCGACGGGGTCCGCTATGGTCTTGTCGGCAGGTCGGCGCGGCGATGCCTGACCGCAATGGGCACGCCATTTATGGTCCAAACCGGGAGCAATGGCGATTCGGAACCTGCGGCCATCCGTCTCGACACCGATCCCGCGCTGCCGCCCGCCGACCGGGTCGCCATGCGTAGCGCGGCACTGGATCGGGCCGTGGACCGAATGCTGGAGGAGGGCATTCTCCGCCGTCGGCGATCAGAAGTGTATACGGTCGTTAACGGCTGGGGCGAAACGCCGGTCGCCACGGTCGATCGCGCGGCGATGACGGCTTTCGGATTTCTGGCCTTCGGCGTTCACGTCAACGGATATGTCGGCGACGGTCCCGACCGGAAACTGTGGATCGCCCGGCGCAGCAGCGATCGGGCGATCGCGCCGGGCCAACTCGACAATATCGTGGCTGGCGGCATCGGCGACGGCCATTCGATATTCGAGACGCTGATCAAGGAATCGTATGAGGAAGCGGGCCTTCCGGCCGAGATTGCGGGAATGGCGCGCCCTACCGGCACGGTCAGCTATGTCACGCATGACACCGACGGCGGCGACGGAACCGGCGTGCGCCGCGACGTGCTGTTCAATTACGATCTCGCGCTGCCGGCAAGGGTCGAGCCGTACAACACCGATGGCGAGGTCGCCGATTTTTCCCTGATGCCCGTCAATCAGGTCATTCAGCGACTGGAAACCGGCGACGATTTCAAGTTCAACGTGGCCCCGGTGATGATCGATTTCCTGATCAGGCACGGCCATATCGGGCCCGAACATCCGGACTATCAGGCGCTGATGCAAGGCCTGCACCGGCCCGTCGACGCCTGA
- the gluQRS gene encoding tRNA glutamyl-Q(34) synthetase GluQRS: MSGYAEDDRDWSGAVTRFAPSPTGYLHLGHVYSAAFARRRAYGGSSRGSDADTPPAGVRGASRYLVRIEDIDIARSRPEWEKLLLDDLDWLGLASDAPVIRQSERLDRYHAAVAALERLDVVYPCFCTRREIEAELAGMASAPHGPHGALYPGTCRRLSGSERAARKAEGRPFSLRLDAARAAGMAGPLAWVEEGMQDGAAISARRVTVDPHLLGDVILARKDAPTSYHIAVVVDDADQGITVVTRGADLFSATHVHRLLQELLCLPAPRYHHHPLVAGPDGKRLAKRADSLSVASLRTRGYTAQEILDLALAGPFVEG, from the coding sequence TTGAGCGGCTATGCCGAAGACGATCGCGATTGGTCCGGCGCGGTGACGCGCTTCGCTCCCAGCCCGACGGGATACCTCCATCTGGGACACGTCTATTCCGCCGCGTTTGCGCGCCGCCGCGCCTATGGCGGTTCCAGTCGGGGAAGCGATGCGGACACGCCCCCGGCCGGTGTACGTGGGGCGTCCCGGTATCTGGTCCGAATTGAGGACATCGACATCGCCCGCTCGCGCCCGGAATGGGAGAAACTGCTGCTGGACGATCTGGACTGGCTGGGACTGGCTTCCGATGCGCCGGTTATCCGACAGTCCGAGCGGCTCGATCGGTATCATGCGGCGGTCGCGGCGCTGGAGCGCCTGGACGTGGTCTATCCGTGTTTTTGCACCCGACGCGAAATCGAGGCCGAACTGGCTGGCATGGCATCGGCGCCGCACGGCCCCCATGGCGCGCTTTATCCCGGCACCTGCCGCCGATTGAGCGGGTCAGAACGCGCTGCGCGCAAGGCCGAGGGGCGGCCATTTTCGCTGCGCCTGGATGCGGCCCGCGCGGCCGGGATGGCCGGGCCGCTTGCCTGGGTCGAAGAGGGGATGCAGGACGGTGCAGCCATTTCCGCGCGCCGCGTTACCGTCGATCCGCATCTGTTGGGAGACGTTATTCTCGCGCGCAAGGACGCGCCGACCAGCTATCACATCGCTGTCGTCGTCGACGACGCCGATCAGGGCATAACCGTGGTGACGCGCGGGGCCGATCTGTTTTCCGCGACCCATGTGCACAGGCTGCTGCAGGAACTGCTGTGCCTTCCGGCGCCGCGATATCATCATCATCCGCTGGTTGCCGGCCCCGATGGCAAGCGACTGGCAAAAAGGGCCGACAGCCTGTCGGTGGCGTCGCTGCGAACGCGCGGATACACAGCGCAAGAGATACTCGATCTGGCGCTGGCCGGCCCGTTCGTCGAGGGCTGA
- a CDS encoding alpha/beta fold hydrolase translates to MTLTGPRTEPASGGPARNIVLFLHGLGADGNDLMGLAPHLAPLFPDTLFVAPNAPFACDMAPSGFQWFSLNEASPASIAEGVRAAAPALDKTIDDLLAETGLQPSDLALFGFSQGSMMALHTALRRPEPLAGVASFSGALIDPESLQTEIKSKPPVLLVHGDADQIVPPQALTGAQSVLEALGVPVAAVMRPDLEHGIDGEGVQAGASFLKQIFG, encoded by the coding sequence ATGACCCTTACCGGCCCCCGCACCGAACCGGCTTCCGGTGGCCCCGCCCGCAATATCGTCCTCTTCCTGCACGGATTGGGCGCCGATGGCAACGACCTGATGGGACTGGCACCGCATCTGGCGCCCCTGTTTCCCGATACGCTTTTCGTCGCACCGAATGCGCCATTCGCCTGCGACATGGCGCCATCGGGCTTTCAGTGGTTTTCGTTGAACGAAGCCTCACCCGCTTCAATCGCCGAAGGCGTTCGCGCCGCCGCGCCGGCACTTGACAAGACAATCGACGATCTTCTGGCCGAGACTGGCCTTCAGCCGTCGGATCTCGCATTGTTCGGCTTCAGCCAGGGCTCGATGATGGCCTTGCACACTGCCTTGCGCCGCCCGGAGCCTCTGGCCGGCGTTGCCTCCTTCTCCGGCGCGCTGATCGATCCCGAAAGCCTGCAGACCGAAATCAAATCGAAGCCCCCTGTCCTGCTGGTCCATGGCGATGCCGACCAGATCGTTCCGCCTCAGGCGTTGACGGGCGCGCAGTCTGTGCTGGAAGCGCTCGGTGTGCCGGTCGCTGCCGTGATGCGACCGGATCTCGAACACGGAATCGACGGCGAAGGAGTCCAGGCCGGCGCATCGTTCCTCAAACAGATTTTCGGGTAG
- a CDS encoding HNH endonuclease, with translation MTPPAESCPALVLNADFRPLSYFPLSLWPWQEAVKAVFLDRVNIVAEYDRHVRSPSFEMALPSVISLKEFVPASRRPAFTRFNVFLRDKFTCQYCAVRFPTHELTFDHVIPRAHGGRTTWTNVVTACSACNLRKGSKNLRECGMELKKTTRQPTTIELQLNGRAFPPNFLHESWRDFLYWDSELDPW, from the coding sequence TTGACACCCCCTGCTGAGAGTTGCCCGGCTCTGGTGCTGAACGCTGATTTTCGGCCCCTGAGCTATTTTCCTTTGTCGCTGTGGCCGTGGCAGGAAGCGGTCAAGGCGGTGTTCCTCGACCGCGTCAATATCGTTGCCGAGTACGATCGCCATGTGCGCAGCCCATCCTTCGAAATGGCCCTGCCAAGTGTCATCTCGCTGAAGGAATTCGTACCGGCTTCGCGACGGCCGGCATTCACGCGGTTCAACGTATTCCTCCGCGACAAGTTCACCTGCCAATACTGCGCCGTCCGCTTTCCCACACATGAACTGACTTTCGATCATGTCATCCCCCGCGCCCATGGCGGGCGGACCACCTGGACCAACGTCGTTACCGCCTGCTCGGCCTGCAATCTGCGCAAAGGCAGCAAAAACTTGCGAGAGTGCGGCATGGAGTTGAAGAAGACGACAAGACAGCCGACCACGATCGAACTTCAGTTGAATGGACGTGCATTCCCGCCAAATTTCCTCCATGAGAGTTGGCGGGATTTTTTATATTGGGATTCCGAACTGGATCCCTGGTAG
- a CDS encoding LysR family transcriptional regulator, translating into MNVKLLESFVWVARLRNFRLAAERLGATQPTISMRIASLESQLGTKLLVRNARDVHLTQQGLEVLRHAETIVSQTNELIKRTRDIEAFQGTLRLGVIDTIIHTWLIGLLEAIQDMYPDAMVEIYADTSLNLTQQLRAGEIDMALIMGPVNDGGLVNVDLCSYSMAWVSSPKLFSDPPEMDVADLASRPIISYPRGSIPYAVIEDYFRGPEFPKVRLNCSNSLATIIRLAIDGLGVAAIPPVLIQREIAEGLLSVLPVRQTFPALAFTATYRTDPENGVVSAVAAIARSSAHQYCSTVDPSLAQCR; encoded by the coding sequence ATGAATGTGAAGCTTCTGGAAAGCTTTGTCTGGGTCGCGCGGCTGCGGAACTTCCGGCTGGCCGCAGAGCGGCTGGGCGCCACACAGCCGACGATCTCGATGCGAATCGCTTCGCTGGAAAGCCAGTTGGGAACGAAACTGCTGGTTCGAAACGCACGCGATGTTCACCTGACCCAGCAAGGGCTCGAGGTGCTTCGCCATGCCGAGACGATCGTTTCCCAGACCAACGAACTGATCAAACGCACGCGCGATATCGAGGCGTTTCAAGGCACGCTGCGGCTGGGCGTGATCGACACCATCATCCACACCTGGTTGATCGGCCTTCTGGAAGCGATCCAGGACATGTACCCCGACGCCATGGTCGAAATCTATGCCGATACCAGTTTGAACCTGACGCAGCAATTGCGCGCGGGCGAAATCGACATGGCCCTGATCATGGGACCAGTGAACGACGGCGGACTCGTCAATGTCGACCTGTGCAGCTACTCGATGGCATGGGTATCCAGCCCGAAACTGTTTTCCGATCCGCCGGAAATGGATGTCGCGGATCTGGCCTCGCGGCCGATCATTTCCTATCCCCGGGGTTCGATACCCTATGCCGTAATCGAGGATTATTTTCGCGGCCCCGAGTTTCCGAAAGTACGGCTGAACTGCTCGAACTCGCTGGCGACGATCATCAGGCTGGCGATCGATGGCCTGGGTGTCGCGGCGATTCCTCCGGTCCTGATCCAGCGCGAAATCGCCGAGGGATTGCTGTCGGTACTGCCGGTGCGCCAGACATTCCCGGCGCTGGCGTTCACTGCCACCTACCGCACGGACCCCGAAAACGGCGTCGTTTCCGCCGTGGCCGCGATCGCGCGATCGAGTGCTCACCAATATTGCAGCACCGTCGATCCGTCCCTTGCGCAATGCCGGTAA
- a CDS encoding TRAP transporter substrate-binding protein — MRLKTILPAAASAVALTLAISSAHAETWRMSHKMPADSVEGELFQMFADLVAEKTDGDITVNVFPSEQLGQDDTILEQLQFGTVHLYLEGFTYLQKWVDDVKWSSAPFLFDDREHYARFMQSDVVEGWLEQIEEEANITVIGDVAAFVRGPYRVMVSERDWETLEEMQGIRIRMHPDELAANAWTHLGAEVRTLGWTEVYEAIDRGIVEAVNSPMALVEAMRFYEVAPHIVRHDEYPQGMTFMVNSDAWNSLSEENRQAIIEAHEETAAASVARTDAIVEESLERMQQEGVEYTEIDTTAFVERMRSFYDEAAESGEMPADFLEAVNATREDS, encoded by the coding sequence ATGAGGCTGAAAACAATTCTTCCAGCAGCCGCAAGCGCCGTGGCACTGACTTTGGCCATATCTTCGGCTCATGCCGAAACCTGGCGCATGTCCCACAAGATGCCGGCCGACAGCGTCGAAGGCGAACTTTTCCAGATGTTCGCCGACCTCGTCGCCGAAAAGACCGACGGCGACATCACCGTCAATGTCTTCCCCAGCGAACAGCTCGGCCAGGACGACACGATTCTCGAACAGCTCCAGTTCGGTACCGTCCACCTGTATCTGGAGGGATTTACCTATCTTCAAAAATGGGTAGATGACGTCAAGTGGTCCAGCGCACCGTTCCTGTTCGATGACCGCGAACACTATGCCCGCTTCATGCAGTCAGATGTCGTCGAAGGCTGGCTCGAACAGATCGAAGAAGAAGCCAACATCACCGTCATCGGCGATGTGGCCGCGTTCGTGCGGGGGCCTTACCGTGTCATGGTTTCCGAGCGGGACTGGGAAACGCTCGAAGAAATGCAGGGCATCCGCATCCGCATGCATCCCGACGAACTGGCCGCCAACGCCTGGACCCATCTGGGCGCGGAAGTCCGCACGCTGGGTTGGACGGAAGTCTACGAGGCCATCGACCGCGGCATCGTCGAAGCCGTCAACTCGCCGATGGCGCTCGTCGAAGCCATGCGCTTCTACGAGGTCGCACCGCATATCGTCCGCCACGACGAGTATCCGCAAGGCATGACGTTCATGGTGAATTCCGACGCCTGGAATTCCCTTTCCGAGGAGAACCGTCAGGCCATCATCGAAGCCCACGAGGAAACCGCGGCGGCCTCGGTCGCCCGCACCGACGCCATCGTGGAAGAATCGCTGGAACGGATGCAGCAAGAAGGCGTCGAGTACACCGAGATCGACACCACCGCCTTTGTCGAACGCATGCGGTCCTTCTACGACGAAGCAGCCGAGAGCGGCGAAATGCCGGCTGATTTTCTTGAAGCCGTCAACGCGACACGCGAGGACAGCTAG
- a CDS encoding TRAP transporter small permease, translating to MAPVRAALDVCERAFLVLANTMLIIMLTINVMNIASRFLFEQGLAWVFPWTTVLFVWMSFLGFFVVYRRNKDITVEFLMAMAGPRIQMIGRLVVNLAIVVLLAIILIEAPALLERQVGTIQMVGIERYWLSVPLFVSCALIIVHFIVDSVDVVAGRPPPDDD from the coding sequence ATGGCGCCGGTCAGAGCGGCCCTGGATGTTTGCGAGCGCGCGTTTCTCGTGCTCGCAAACACCATGCTCATCATCATGTTGACGATCAACGTGATGAACATCGCCAGCCGGTTCCTGTTCGAGCAGGGACTGGCATGGGTTTTTCCCTGGACCACCGTCCTGTTCGTCTGGATGAGCTTTCTGGGCTTCTTCGTCGTTTACCGGCGCAACAAGGACATCACTGTCGAATTCCTGATGGCGATGGCTGGGCCGCGAATTCAGATGATCGGTCGTCTGGTCGTCAATCTGGCGATCGTGGTCCTGCTCGCCATCATCCTGATCGAAGCCCCGGCCCTGCTCGAACGTCAGGTGGGAACGATCCAGATGGTGGGAATCGAACGCTACTGGCTTTCGGTGCCGCTTTTCGTCAGCTGCGCCCTGATCATCGTGCATTTCATCGTCGATTCCGTCGATGTCGTCGCCGGCCGTCCACCGCCCGACGACGACTGA
- a CDS encoding TRAP transporter large permease has translation MAWILFLGFIAFILLRVPITMAIGLAVLASIVFAGFGDTLYIIPVQVLQGVNNPALLAIPFFVLAGNLMNAVGMTDRIFNFAGCLVGHFRAGLAQVNVIASMIFAGVSGAAVADIAGLGAVEVKAMRDRGYPAEFAAALTVAAAVIGPIIPPSIGLVIYAYLSGTSVARLFLGGIIPGLLIVVALMLFNRWAATRYNFPREERATLKQTARSAIDGIAALIAPAIILFAIVTGFTTATEAGVLACAYTLLLGLLYRTLSAKALWTAMTDTMLITSVIMIIIGFSHVMGWLLAIEMIPQMLASGILLLTDSRPVFLGLLLIFLLLIGCVVEGVPAKLILVPMLLPLIDQFGVDRVHFGLIIQLALLIGIATPPMGIGLYIISEVGKVSFEKVTIAILPMLVPLIVVLILITYIPQLTLFLPNLIMGPG, from the coding sequence GTGGCCTGGATTCTGTTCCTCGGCTTCATCGCCTTCATCTTGTTACGCGTGCCGATCACAATGGCGATCGGCCTCGCCGTCCTTGCGTCGATCGTCTTCGCGGGATTTGGTGACACCCTCTACATCATTCCCGTCCAGGTTCTCCAGGGCGTCAACAACCCGGCGCTGCTGGCCATCCCGTTCTTCGTCCTCGCCGGCAATCTGATGAATGCCGTCGGCATGACCGATCGCATTTTCAACTTTGCCGGTTGTCTGGTCGGTCATTTTCGCGCCGGTCTCGCTCAGGTCAACGTCATCGCCTCGATGATCTTCGCCGGCGTCTCCGGGGCGGCGGTAGCCGATATCGCCGGGCTCGGCGCGGTCGAGGTCAAGGCGATGCGCGACCGGGGTTATCCGGCCGAATTTGCCGCCGCGCTGACAGTGGCCGCTGCGGTCATCGGCCCGATCATTCCGCCATCAATCGGCCTGGTCATCTATGCCTATCTCTCCGGCACGTCCGTCGCCCGGCTGTTCCTTGGCGGCATCATTCCCGGTCTGCTGATCGTCGTGGCGCTAATGCTGTTCAATCGCTGGGCGGCCACACGCTACAACTTTCCGCGTGAGGAACGGGCGACGCTCAAGCAGACGGCCAGATCGGCGATCGACGGCATTGCCGCCCTGATCGCGCCCGCGATCATCCTGTTCGCGATCGTGACCGGATTCACCACCGCGACCGAAGCGGGGGTGCTGGCCTGCGCCTACACACTATTGCTCGGGCTCCTCTACCGGACGCTCTCAGCCAAGGCATTGTGGACGGCCATGACCGACACGATGCTGATCACCAGCGTCATCATGATCATCATCGGCTTTTCGCATGTCATGGGCTGGCTGCTGGCGATTGAAATGATCCCGCAGATGCTGGCATCCGGCATACTTTTGCTGACCGACAGCCGGCCCGTATTCCTCGGTCTGCTGCTGATCTTTCTGTTGCTGATCGGCTGCGTCGTCGAAGGCGTCCCGGCAAAGCTGATCCTTGTGCCCATGCTGCTGCCGCTGATCGATCAGTTCGGCGTGGACCGGGTTCATTTCGGCCTGATCATCCAGCTTGCGCTGTTGATCGGCATCGCCACGCCGCCGATGGGGATCGGTCTCTATATCATTTCCGAAGTCGGCAAGGTCTCGTTCGAGAAGGTCACGATCGCGATCCTGCCGATGCTGGTCCCGCTGATCGTCGTGCTCATCCTGATTACCTATATCCCGCAACTCACCTTGTTCCTTCCGAACCTGATCATGGGACCCGGATAG